A genomic region of Catalinimonas niigatensis contains the following coding sequences:
- a CDS encoding THUMP-like domain-containing protein, whose translation MTFLLFITLSTSNLLRPEVQAFIHAHEQDDVVQLVLQGHQYPDIPIKAVAAQIQARQKAKHKFPDWYQQAGVIFPPTLSVEQASSEITARYKASLMRGKHLVDLSGGMGIDTYYLSQSFQYTDYVEQQEALVALAAHNFQTLGQSQIKTHHSTAEEFLEKLSSKAECLYLDPARRDEQKRKVFRLEDCTPNVVALRDVLLDKGKKVLIKTAPLLDIHAALEELSHVEKVVVIAVNQDCKEVLYLLDREMEGETQMETIHFLHDSVQNFVFSRSQEERAEVTYAEPLSYLYEPNATILKAGAFKAIAEAFQMHKLHPNSHLYTSNELQSHFPGRIFRIKEVSKYHKKSLKALIPSGKANITTRNFPDSVQQIRKKTGIKEGGDTYIFATTAQDNKNILLITEKI comes from the coding sequence GTGACGTTTTTACTTTTTATCACCTTGTCTACCTCAAATTTACTCAGACCAGAAGTCCAGGCTTTTATTCACGCCCATGAACAGGATGATGTGGTACAATTGGTGCTGCAGGGACATCAGTATCCTGACATTCCTATCAAAGCAGTGGCAGCACAAATTCAGGCGCGGCAGAAGGCAAAACACAAATTTCCGGACTGGTATCAGCAGGCAGGTGTGATTTTCCCCCCTACGCTCTCTGTAGAACAGGCTTCTTCCGAAATCACTGCCCGCTACAAAGCCAGTCTGATGCGGGGAAAACATCTGGTAGATCTTAGCGGAGGAATGGGCATAGATACTTATTATTTAAGCCAGTCATTTCAGTACACAGACTATGTGGAGCAACAGGAAGCACTGGTGGCTTTGGCTGCACATAATTTTCAGACACTGGGTCAATCTCAGATCAAAACTCATCATAGCACAGCTGAGGAATTTTTAGAAAAGCTCTCTTCAAAAGCAGAATGCCTCTATCTGGACCCGGCCCGTCGGGATGAACAGAAAAGAAAAGTTTTTCGTCTGGAAGATTGTACGCCTAATGTGGTTGCGCTGCGAGATGTATTACTGGATAAAGGCAAAAAAGTGCTGATCAAGACGGCTCCGCTGCTGGATATACATGCTGCCCTGGAGGAGCTTTCTCACGTAGAAAAAGTAGTTGTGATTGCTGTCAATCAGGACTGCAAAGAAGTACTTTACCTCCTGGATCGGGAAATGGAAGGAGAAACTCAGATGGAAACGATTCATTTTTTGCATGATAGTGTTCAAAACTTTGTTTTCAGCAGAAGCCAGGAAGAAAGGGCAGAAGTAACTTATGCTGAACCACTGAGCTATCTGTATGAACCCAATGCAACCATCCTAAAAGCCGGAGCATTTAAAGCTATTGCAGAAGCTTTTCAGATGCACAAGCTACATCCGAATAGCCATCTGTATACTTCCAATGAACTGCAATCCCATTTTCCGGGAAGAATTTTTAGAATAAAAGAAGTAAGCAAATACCATAAAAAATCTTTAAAAGCACTTATTCCTTCCGGTAAAGCCAATATTACTACCCGTAACTTTCCTGATTCGGTACAGCAGATCCGCAAAAAAACCGGAATCAAAGAAGGAGGGGATACTTATATCTTTGCAACTACCGCTCAGGATAATAAAAATATACTTCTGATCACAGAAAAAATATAA
- a CDS encoding DUF3857 domain-containing protein: MKKNFLALLFFSALFLTNVHLSLAQSISFGKVTYEELKETFYEKDSSASAAVLHDFSETVFRYLDNYGFRIETTKTVRIKVYKKAGSDWGNVSIPLYREDFSRAEIIRDIKGYVYNLKTDMIRTDELDKKTVYEEEVSEKWRRMKFALPNVKEGTVLEYRYTVVSPFFFKLDDWKFQQELPVKWSEYKLTVPAFYEYMILRQGYFDLAIEDAKLLKDKLQLGAYTYNNMRFHWAVKDIPAYRDEPYMTTREDYIGKVMFQLSKVNYPGRHVKDYMNTWPQLVEDLMKLTDFGKNIKKNDTKEVVSTLTAGLSSEKDKAVAIYQHILQHFAWNNTYSLYPSVSLKDLLKDKEGNCTDLNLLLLNMLHKAGITANPVLLSTRNHGKITTKFPLIDQFNYTIVFATIDGQGVLLDATDPDLPFGMLREACMNDYGLVAEEDMNEEKWIDVSQQGMYFSDAYINLSYDENKGVFVAEAKQSYRNYSAIEARKICRENAEELSHFQPIEDLKILNLEDKDKPLSISFKAAYPVEALGDMVYIDPFLMIEEENPFNTPERYFPVDFGVRSVRRNHFSLMIPKGYQLDEWPENVELTLEDAVSFVTITQRNESNFQIVSTLQVSKTSIPVEQYKALRTLYTDMISKQMEKVVLKKIETE, encoded by the coding sequence ATGAAAAAGAACTTTCTTGCTCTGCTTTTTTTTAGTGCCCTTTTTCTTACAAATGTGCATTTATCCTTAGCACAGTCCATCAGTTTCGGCAAAGTGACTTATGAAGAGTTGAAGGAGACTTTTTATGAAAAAGATTCTTCTGCATCGGCAGCTGTATTGCATGATTTTTCAGAAACAGTCTTCAGGTATCTGGACAATTATGGGTTCAGGATAGAAACCACCAAAACAGTGAGAATAAAAGTGTATAAGAAGGCAGGTTCTGATTGGGGAAATGTAAGCATACCTTTATATAGAGAGGATTTTAGCCGTGCAGAAATTATTAGAGATATCAAAGGCTATGTATACAATCTAAAGACTGATATGATTCGTACAGATGAATTGGATAAAAAAACCGTCTATGAAGAAGAAGTAAGTGAAAAGTGGAGAAGAATGAAATTTGCTCTTCCCAATGTAAAAGAAGGTACCGTATTGGAATACAGATACACAGTGGTTTCTCCTTTCTTTTTTAAACTAGACGATTGGAAATTTCAACAGGAACTGCCAGTAAAATGGAGTGAATACAAACTTACAGTTCCAGCCTTTTATGAATATATGATCTTGAGGCAAGGCTATTTTGATCTGGCCATTGAAGATGCGAAACTATTGAAAGACAAGCTTCAACTAGGCGCTTATACGTATAACAACATGAGGTTTCATTGGGCAGTCAAGGACATACCGGCCTATCGCGATGAACCTTATATGACTACCCGGGAAGACTATATCGGCAAGGTGATGTTTCAGCTTTCCAAAGTAAATTATCCCGGCAGACATGTGAAAGACTATATGAACACCTGGCCTCAACTGGTTGAAGATCTGATGAAGCTTACAGATTTTGGAAAAAATATCAAGAAGAACGATACCAAAGAAGTAGTCAGTACCCTTACTGCTGGCTTGAGTAGCGAAAAAGACAAGGCAGTGGCCATTTACCAGCACATCTTACAACATTTTGCCTGGAATAATACCTATAGTCTTTATCCCTCAGTTTCCCTAAAAGACCTTCTTAAAGATAAAGAAGGGAATTGTACAGACTTAAATCTGCTCTTGCTCAATATGTTACACAAAGCAGGAATAACTGCAAATCCTGTGTTGTTAAGTACCCGCAATCATGGAAAGATTACCACCAAATTTCCGCTGATTGACCAGTTCAATTATACCATAGTATTTGCTACCATTGATGGACAAGGGGTACTGTTAGATGCTACCGATCCTGATTTGCCTTTTGGTATGCTCAGAGAAGCCTGCATGAATGACTATGGACTGGTGGCCGAAGAAGACATGAATGAGGAAAAGTGGATAGATGTATCACAACAAGGAATGTATTTTTCGGATGCTTATATAAATCTCAGCTATGATGAAAACAAAGGAGTTTTTGTCGCAGAAGCCAAGCAAAGTTATAGAAATTACAGTGCGATAGAAGCCCGAAAAATCTGTCGGGAAAATGCTGAAGAACTTTCCCATTTTCAACCCATTGAGGACTTGAAAATTCTAAATCTGGAAGATAAAGATAAACCATTGAGCATCAGCTTCAAAGCAGCCTATCCGGTAGAAGCTTTGGGAGACATGGTGTATATTGATCCATTTTTAATGATAGAAGAAGAAAATCCTTTTAATACTCCTGAACGATACTTTCCGGTAGATTTTGGTGTAAGAAGCGTAAGACGCAATCATTTCAGCCTCATGATACCCAAAGGTTATCAGTTAGATGAGTGGCCGGAAAATGTAGAACTTACACTTGAAGATGCCGTGAGCTTTGTCACCATCACACAGAGAAATGAAAGTAATTTTCAAATTGTGAGTACCCTTCAAGTTAGTAAAACCAGTATTCCTGTGGAACAGTACAAAGCTCTGAGAACGCTTTATACGGACATGATTAGCAAACAAATGGAGAAGGTAGTACTTAAGAAAATAGAAACAGAGTAA
- a CDS encoding RNA polymerase sigma factor: protein MKDSVILERISKGDEKALDYLYRKYYKMMTNIVLKNNGTEQEAKDIYQDALVVFWQKVVSSQLVLTSKISTYLYSVCLNLWRKELERKSRLSNEEKDGIEYLDQESKERSLIIRSCIDQLGDTCKRILMYYYFDDMSMQDIADKLGMANTETVKTKKYKCKKRLDSLIKSKYSESDFLD, encoded by the coding sequence ATGAAAGACAGTGTTATTCTTGAAAGAATAAGTAAAGGTGATGAAAAAGCCCTGGACTACTTGTACCGCAAGTATTATAAAATGATGACAAACATCGTTTTAAAGAACAATGGGACGGAGCAGGAAGCTAAAGACATATATCAGGATGCACTGGTTGTATTTTGGCAGAAGGTAGTTAGTAGTCAGTTGGTACTTACCTCCAAAATAAGTACCTATCTTTACAGTGTATGTCTGAATTTGTGGCGAAAAGAACTTGAACGTAAGAGCCGCCTATCTAATGAAGAAAAGGATGGGATTGAGTATTTGGATCAGGAGAGCAAAGAACGAAGTCTTATTATTCGTAGCTGCATTGATCAGCTGGGAGACACTTGCAAGAGAATATTGATGTACTATTATTTTGATGATATGTCTATGCAAGATATTGCTGATAAGCTGGGTATGGCAAATACAGAAACGGTAAAGACGAAAAAATACAAATGTAAGAAGAGATTAGATAGCCTTATTAAATCAAAATATTCAGAAAGTGACTTTTTAGATTAA
- a CDS encoding Uma2 family endonuclease, whose protein sequence is MMEVEVAKRRFSVEEYHRMGESGILTENDRVELIHGEIITMSPIGTRHAACVNRLNMLFTALFRGKAIVSVQNPVRINHESEPEPDLVLLKHEDDFYAQRPPSAEDVLLIIEVSDSTLKYDQKVKLPLYVQAGVSQVWIVNLEKEEIEVHWQAEGKGYQQKIYQKRDTLSLMKQEISAEDILGK, encoded by the coding sequence ATGATGGAAGTAGAAGTAGCCAAACGCCGGTTTAGCGTAGAAGAATACCACCGTATGGGAGAATCCGGCATTCTTACAGAAAATGACAGAGTGGAATTGATTCATGGAGAAATTATAACCATGAGCCCCATTGGTACCAGACATGCAGCATGTGTCAATCGTCTTAATATGCTTTTTACCGCCTTGTTCAGAGGAAAAGCTATTGTGAGTGTACAGAATCCTGTCAGGATCAATCATGAGTCTGAGCCGGAACCCGATCTGGTACTACTCAAACATGAAGATGATTTTTATGCCCAACGCCCGCCTTCAGCAGAGGATGTCCTTTTAATCATTGAAGTATCCGATAGTACCCTGAAGTATGACCAGAAAGTAAAGTTGCCTCTATATGTACAAGCCGGTGTGAGCCAGGTATGGATAGTTAATCTGGAAAAAGAAGAGATAGAAGTACATTGGCAGGCAGAAGGAAAGGGTTATCAACAAAAAATATATCAAAAGAGAGATACGCTCTCCTTGATGAAACAAGAGATTTCGGCAGAAGATATTTTGGGAAAATAG
- the serA gene encoding phosphoglycerate dehydrogenase, which produces MKLEKFFIFDFDSTFTKVEALDILCEISLEGNEEKDNILQQVKDITNTCMEGNMSFRESLEGRLSLLKAHKKHLIPLIAYLKDNVSVSFKRNKDFFRTYSDNIFILSNGFKEFIVPIVKEYGIQEAHVFANEFIFDEEDNIAGYDQANLLSGDDGKSQVIRSLALQGDVYVIGDGYNDYKIKAAGLANKFYAFTENIQRESILQMADHITPSLDEFLYLNKMNTAISYPKNRINVLLLENIHPNAEKKLREEGYNVEIHAAAMDEEELAERIKNVSILGIRSKTHVTAKVLENANRLIALGAFCIGTNQIDLEACQKKGVAVFNAPYSNTRSVVEMAIAEIIFLMRGFHDKSIGMHEGKWIKSASNSNEVRGKKLGIIGYGNIGAQLSVLAENLGMDVYYYDFIEKLALGNATKCSSMEELLHLADVVTIHVDGRPQNKNVIDAEAFSHMKDGVVFLNLSRGPVVDIKALRDNIQNGKVRGAGIDVFPKEPKSNDEEFVSELRGLPNVILTPHIGGSTLEAQENIADFVPNKIIEYVNTGSTTNSVNFPNVQLPLLHNAHRLMHIHMNVPGVLAKISKILAEHNINVVGQYLKTNETIGYVIIDIDKAYDDTVIQALKSIDNTIRFRVLY; this is translated from the coding sequence ATGAAGCTTGAAAAGTTTTTTATTTTTGATTTTGACAGTACTTTCACCAAAGTAGAAGCTTTGGACATACTCTGTGAAATCTCGTTAGAAGGAAATGAAGAGAAAGACAACATCCTACAGCAGGTAAAGGATATTACCAATACCTGCATGGAAGGCAATATGTCGTTCCGTGAATCGCTGGAAGGCAGACTATCTCTGTTAAAGGCTCATAAAAAGCACCTTATTCCTTTGATCGCTTATCTTAAAGATAATGTTTCGGTCTCGTTTAAACGGAACAAAGACTTCTTTCGCACCTATTCTGACAATATCTTTATCCTTTCCAATGGGTTCAAAGAATTCATCGTTCCTATTGTCAAAGAATACGGCATCCAGGAAGCACATGTATTTGCCAATGAGTTCATCTTTGATGAAGAAGATAACATTGCCGGTTATGATCAGGCCAATCTTTTGTCTGGTGATGACGGCAAGTCGCAAGTTATCAGGAGCCTTGCCCTCCAGGGAGATGTTTATGTAATTGGTGACGGATACAATGATTATAAAATCAAAGCTGCCGGCCTGGCTAATAAGTTTTATGCCTTTACAGAAAACATCCAGAGGGAGAGCATCCTTCAAATGGCCGACCATATTACCCCCTCATTAGACGAATTCTTATATTTAAACAAAATGAACACTGCAATCTCTTACCCTAAGAATAGAATTAATGTTCTCCTGCTTGAGAACATTCATCCAAATGCCGAAAAAAAACTGCGTGAAGAAGGCTATAATGTAGAAATACATGCTGCTGCCATGGACGAAGAGGAACTGGCAGAACGTATTAAGAATGTATCTATCTTAGGTATCCGCTCTAAAACTCATGTAACGGCCAAAGTGTTGGAAAACGCCAATCGCCTGATTGCATTAGGTGCTTTCTGTATCGGCACCAACCAGATTGATCTGGAAGCCTGTCAAAAGAAAGGGGTAGCAGTATTCAATGCACCCTACAGCAATACCCGTTCTGTAGTAGAAATGGCCATCGCTGAAATCATCTTCCTGATGCGAGGCTTTCATGACAAAAGCATAGGCATGCATGAAGGCAAATGGATAAAATCTGCTTCTAATAGTAATGAAGTTCGTGGTAAAAAGCTGGGAATTATTGGTTATGGCAATATTGGCGCACAGTTATCTGTACTGGCAGAAAACCTGGGAATGGATGTATATTACTACGATTTTATTGAGAAACTTGCTTTAGGTAACGCTACCAAATGCAGTAGCATGGAAGAACTCTTGCATCTGGCCGATGTGGTAACAATTCATGTAGACGGTCGTCCACAAAACAAGAATGTCATTGATGCGGAGGCTTTCAGCCATATGAAAGATGGTGTAGTTTTCCTAAATTTAAGCCGTGGCCCGGTAGTAGATATCAAAGCTTTGAGAGATAATATCCAAAATGGGAAAGTAAGAGGTGCCGGTATTGATGTATTTCCAAAAGAGCCCAAAAGCAATGATGAAGAGTTTGTTTCTGAACTCCGAGGCCTTCCTAATGTCATCCTTACTCCTCATATTGGAGGAAGTACACTAGAAGCTCAGGAAAATATTGCGGACTTCGTTCCTAATAAAATTATTGAGTATGTCAATACGGGCAGTACCACCAACAGTGTAAACTTTCCCAATGTACAATTGCCTCTGTTGCACAATGCTCATCGCCTGATGCACATTCATATGAATGTGCCGGGTGTACTGGCCAAGATCAGTAAAATACTAGCAGAACACAATATCAACGTAGTAGGTCAATATTTAAAAACCAACGAAACGATTGGTTATGTAATCATTGACATTGACAAAGCTTATGATGATACTGTCATTCAGGCACTTAAAAGCATTGACAACACCATCAGGTTCAGAGTACTTTATTAA
- a CDS encoding aspartate-semialdehyde dehydrogenase — translation MKLAVVGATGLVGGEILKVLAERNFPLDELLLVASSRSAGKEMTFKGKTYKVIGMEEAIAAKPDIAIFSAGGSTSLEYAPKFAAVGTIVVDNSSAWRMNPDNKLVVPEINAHVLEDDDKVIANPNCSTIQMVLALAPLHKKYKVKRVVVSTYQSVTGTGKAAVDQMMNEREGKEGPKVYPHRIDMNVLPHIDVFFDNGYTKEEMKMVNETKKIFGDDSIRVTATAVRIPTMGGHSEAVNVEFENEFDLQEVRQLLSETPGVIVQDDVKNNVYPMPINSHNKDEVFVGRLRRDETQSKTLNMWIVADNLRKGAATNAVQIAEYLVERKLVHA, via the coding sequence ATGAAATTAGCGGTCGTAGGCGCTACCGGTTTAGTAGGTGGCGAAATCCTCAAAGTATTAGCAGAAAGAAATTTTCCTTTGGATGAGTTGCTATTAGTAGCTTCATCAAGGTCAGCAGGTAAAGAAATGACCTTTAAAGGCAAGACTTACAAGGTAATTGGTATGGAAGAAGCGATTGCTGCCAAACCTGACATTGCTATTTTTTCTGCCGGAGGATCTACTTCCCTGGAATATGCACCCAAATTTGCTGCTGTGGGTACTATAGTTGTAGACAATTCTTCTGCCTGGCGTATGAATCCTGACAACAAACTGGTAGTACCGGAGATCAATGCGCACGTGCTGGAAGATGATGACAAAGTGATTGCCAACCCCAATTGCTCTACCATCCAAATGGTGCTGGCGCTGGCTCCTTTGCACAAAAAATACAAAGTGAAGCGTGTCGTAGTCTCTACTTATCAGTCAGTGACTGGTACAGGTAAAGCAGCGGTGGATCAGATGATGAATGAACGTGAAGGCAAAGAAGGGCCCAAAGTATATCCTCACCGCATAGACATGAATGTGCTTCCTCATATTGATGTATTCTTTGACAATGGATACACCAAGGAGGAGATGAAAATGGTGAATGAAACCAAGAAAATCTTTGGCGACGACAGCATCCGTGTCACTGCTACCGCAGTGCGTATCCCTACCATGGGAGGCCATTCAGAAGCCGTGAATGTAGAGTTTGAAAATGAATTTGATCTACAGGAAGTAAGACAACTGCTGTCAGAAACGCCCGGGGTCATTGTGCAGGATGATGTGAAGAACAATGTCTATCCTATGCCGATCAATTCTCACAACAAAGATGAAGTGTTTGTAGGCCGTCTGAGAAGAGATGAAACCCAGTCCAAGACGCTGAACATGTGGATAGTAGCGGATAACCTCCGCAAAGGGGCTGCGACCAATGCAGTGCAGATCGCTGAGTATCTGGTTGAGCGCAAGCTGGTACATGCCTAG
- a CDS encoding endonuclease III domain-containing protein — translation MLSELEKMEKALKRMEEQFGRQTRFSGKNPLDQLISTVLSQRTTYINEKKAFERMWHTFGSWENIMLAPLTELTETISTSNYPEVKAPRIQLILQQIKAERGNFDLDFLDDLPVNEAMAWLMALPRVGFKTSTFVLLFTFRKPVLPVDTHVHRVSQRLGIISSKTNEAKAHSVLLAMLPADAAELLNFHKLFFKHGQQICTWSYPKCKQCYLTDICDYYQKSDSRNKNSAQEKSG, via the coding sequence GTGCTCAGCGAACTAGAAAAAATGGAGAAGGCTCTGAAGAGGATGGAAGAGCAATTTGGCCGGCAAACCCGCTTTTCCGGAAAGAACCCTCTGGACCAGCTGATTTCTACAGTACTTTCACAACGAACCACCTACATCAACGAGAAAAAGGCCTTTGAAAGGATGTGGCATACCTTCGGTAGTTGGGAAAATATCATGCTTGCTCCTTTGACAGAACTTACTGAAACCATCAGCACATCCAACTACCCGGAAGTGAAAGCCCCACGCATTCAACTCATCTTACAGCAAATCAAAGCGGAAAGAGGAAATTTTGACCTGGATTTCCTGGATGACCTTCCTGTCAATGAAGCCATGGCTTGGCTAATGGCATTGCCGAGAGTGGGTTTTAAGACCTCTACTTTTGTGCTGCTGTTTACCTTCCGCAAGCCTGTGCTGCCGGTGGATACGCATGTACATCGGGTATCTCAACGCCTGGGCATCATCAGTAGCAAAACCAACGAAGCCAAAGCGCATAGCGTACTGCTGGCGATGCTGCCTGCCGACGCAGCAGAACTGCTTAATTTCCATAAATTATTTTTTAAACACGGACAGCAGATCTGTACCTGGAGTTATCCCAAATGCAAACAGTGCTACCTGACGGATATTTGTGATTATTATCAGAAAAGTGACTCCCGAAATAAGAACTCTGCACAAGAGAAAAGCGGATAA
- a CDS encoding sugar transferase, which yields MYTGKRILDITISLAALLIAIPCLLLAGVFLMLFSTSSPIYTQKRPGYMGKTFTLYKLRTMYDKRGVRNLMLNSFGKLLRTYSIDELPQLFNVLKGNMSIVGPRPLLLEYLPLYNEIQLQRHEVKPGITGWAQINGRNKLEWGKRFELDIWYVHNQSLKLDILIISKTIQRLLAPKDVKPDGLKEEKKFKGNISHQW from the coding sequence TTGTACACCGGCAAGCGTATACTGGATATAACGATTTCGCTAGCAGCACTTCTGATCGCTATTCCCTGCCTTTTGCTTGCTGGTGTTTTTTTGATGCTTTTTTCCACATCTTCTCCGATATATACTCAAAAACGACCAGGATACATGGGCAAGACCTTTACGCTGTATAAGCTTAGAACCATGTATGATAAGCGAGGTGTTAGGAATTTAATGCTGAATAGCTTTGGAAAGCTACTACGTACCTACTCCATTGATGAATTACCGCAGTTATTTAATGTGCTCAAAGGTAATATGTCAATAGTAGGTCCGCGACCTTTATTGCTTGAATATCTGCCTCTATATAATGAAATTCAACTTCAAAGACATGAAGTAAAGCCTGGGATTACAGGCTGGGCTCAGATCAATGGCAGAAATAAACTTGAATGGGGAAAACGCTTTGAATTAGATATCTGGTATGTTCACAACCAATCATTAAAGCTAGATATTCTTATCATTAGTAAAACCATTCAAAGATTGTTAGCTCCAAAAGATGTCAAGCCAGATGGTCTAAAGGAAGAAAAAAAATTTAAAGGAAATATTTCTCATCAATGGTAG
- the gpmI gene encoding 2,3-bisphosphoglycerate-independent phosphoglycerate mutase, with the protein MNKKVILMILDGWGIAENPEVSAIDKANTPFVDSLYTKYAHSKLLTSGKAVGLPEGQMGNSEVGHMNLGAGRVVYQMLERINQSIEDGDFFKNETLKKAFQYALDNDKQVHFLGLTSVGGVHSQITHLKALMKAASDAGLEKVFIHAFTDGRDTDPKSGKGNIEEIQNYTKETTGKLATVTGRYYAMDRDKRWERTKLAYDAMVRGIGTLVEDPIQAIQASYNEDVSDEFIKPIVCIENGQPVATIQEGDVVLSFNFRTDRARQITLALTQEDFPERDMHKLNLHYITMTEYDETFKGVDLLFDSKPISQVIGEVLAAHGKKQIRIAETEKYPHVTFFFNCGREEEFAGEERIMCPSPKVATYDLQPEMSAGDIRDKIIPKLKEGKVDFVCLNFANPDMVGHTGVFEAAVKACETVDQCAKAVLGVAKENGYSALVIADHGNADCMINPDGTPHTQHTTVPVPCILFDEEYKGKLKDGKLGDISPTILELMGIPKPQEMTGVSLLEH; encoded by the coding sequence ATGAACAAAAAAGTAATTCTGATGATCCTTGACGGATGGGGTATCGCCGAAAACCCTGAAGTCTCTGCCATAGACAAAGCAAATACCCCTTTTGTGGATTCTTTATATACAAAATATGCCCATAGTAAATTGCTTACTTCAGGCAAAGCCGTGGGTCTTCCTGAGGGGCAGATGGGCAACTCCGAAGTAGGCCATATGAACCTGGGAGCCGGGCGCGTGGTCTACCAGATGCTGGAAAGGATCAACCAGTCCATAGAAGATGGTGATTTCTTTAAGAATGAAACCCTGAAGAAGGCTTTTCAGTATGCCCTGGATAATGACAAACAAGTACATTTCCTGGGTCTGACATCCGTAGGTGGAGTGCACTCGCAAATAACTCACCTCAAGGCGCTGATGAAAGCTGCCAGTGATGCCGGGCTGGAAAAAGTGTTTATCCATGCCTTTACCGATGGACGCGACACCGACCCTAAATCAGGGAAAGGGAATATTGAAGAGATCCAGAACTATACCAAGGAAACCACCGGTAAGCTGGCTACCGTCACCGGACGCTACTATGCCATGGACCGCGACAAGCGTTGGGAACGGACCAAATTAGCCTACGACGCTATGGTACGAGGCATAGGGACGCTGGTAGAAGATCCGATACAGGCAATTCAGGCTTCTTATAATGAAGATGTGAGTGATGAATTCATCAAACCTATCGTTTGCATTGAAAACGGCCAGCCGGTTGCCACCATTCAAGAAGGTGACGTAGTGCTTAGCTTTAACTTCCGTACCGACCGTGCCCGGCAAATTACCCTGGCACTTACCCAAGAGGATTTCCCGGAGCGGGACATGCATAAACTGAACCTCCACTACATCACCATGACAGAATACGATGAAACCTTCAAAGGAGTGGATCTCCTTTTTGACAGCAAACCTATCAGTCAAGTGATAGGAGAAGTGCTGGCTGCCCATGGAAAGAAACAAATCCGTATTGCCGAGACGGAGAAATACCCTCACGTTACTTTTTTCTTTAACTGCGGACGAGAAGAAGAATTTGCAGGTGAAGAACGCATCATGTGCCCCTCACCCAAGGTAGCTACCTACGATCTGCAACCCGAAATGAGCGCAGGAGATATCCGGGATAAAATCATCCCTAAACTCAAGGAAGGCAAGGTAGACTTTGTATGCCTCAACTTCGCCAACCCTGACATGGTGGGGCATACCGGAGTATTTGAGGCCGCAGTAAAAGCCTGCGAAACCGTAGATCAATGTGCCAAAGCCGTATTGGGTGTAGCGAAAGAAAACGGCTACTCAGCCCTTGTGATCGCAGATCACGGCAATGCCGACTGTATGATCAACCCTGACGGTACGCCCCATACCCAGCATACTACCGTGCCGGTGCCCTGCATTTTGTTTGATGAAGAATATAAAGGCAAACTGAAAGATGGTAAACTAGGTGATATCTCCCCTACCATTCTGGAACTGATGGGTATCCCAAAACCCCAAGAAATGACCGGAGTGTCTTTGCTGGAGCATTAG
- a CDS encoding Uma2 family endonuclease: protein MEKFEINVDAFGRLSEEEFFHFCQDNDHLRIERDSTGKIVVMSPTGSKSGNRNFNLNVSLGIWNQTHQRGYLFDSSAGFTLPNGATRSPDVSFVLKEKWETLTEEQQERFAPICPDFVIELRSKNDNLQDLQIKMEEFIHNGASFGWLIDPYERRIYIYDKVTMK from the coding sequence ATGGAAAAGTTTGAGATCAATGTGGACGCTTTTGGCCGCCTGTCAGAAGAGGAATTTTTTCATTTCTGTCAGGACAATGATCATTTGCGCATAGAAAGAGATTCAACCGGTAAAATTGTAGTCATGTCACCTACAGGGAGCAAATCAGGTAATCGTAACTTTAATCTCAATGTAAGCCTGGGCATTTGGAATCAAACACATCAAAGAGGTTATCTTTTTGACTCTTCTGCCGGATTTACACTACCCAACGGTGCCACTCGCTCACCGGATGTGTCTTTTGTGTTGAAGGAGAAATGGGAAACACTGACTGAAGAGCAACAGGAAAGGTTTGCGCCTATCTGCCCTGACTTTGTGATTGAACTCAGGTCCAAAAACGACAACTTGCAGGATTTACAGATAAAAATGGAAGAGTTTATCCATAATGGTGCCTCTTTTGGCTGGCTGATTGATCCTTATGAGAGAAGAATATATATCTACGACAAGGTAACGATGAAGTAA